Within Mucilaginibacter inviolabilis, the genomic segment TCTGCTTAAAGAACGAAAGAGAGGCTTTCATTTAATTACCACCGAAGTTATACATGCCCTGCCGCAACTAGGGCAAATTAAAACCGGGATTATGCAGGTTTTTATTCAACACACTTCGGCGTCCCTAACCATTAATGAAAATGCCGACCCTACAGTTCGGCGTGATTTTGAAATGTATTTTAGCAAAACCGTCCCCGAAAATGACCCCGACTATCATCATGATGATGAGGGGCCTGATGATATGCCCGCACATTTAAAAGCCGCTTTACTGGGCAGCTCGGTCATGATCCCCATCCGTAACGGCAGGTTGGCATTGGGTATGTGGCAGGGTATTTATTTGTGCGAACACCGTAACTATGGTGGCCAGCGCAACCTGATTATTACCGCCTGGGGCGAATAATTGCTCATTATTATACCGCCGGTCATTCATCTTATTCCTCTGATATTTTTATTTAATATATATTCAACCCTGCGTATTTTATTTCGTATACATTATATTTAGATTATAGTCTCAACTCCGTAAAAGTTGCTGGTTAACGAAATACCATTTCATGCAA encodes:
- a CDS encoding secondary thiamine-phosphate synthase enzyme YjbQ; this encodes MQIHQQMLLLKERKRGFHLITTEVIHALPQLGQIKTGIMQVFIQHTSASLTINENADPTVRRDFEMYFSKTVPENDPDYHHDDEGPDDMPAHLKAALLGSSVMIPIRNGRLALGMWQGIYLCEHRNYGGQRNLIITAWGE